The following are encoded in a window of Solidesulfovibrio magneticus RS-1 genomic DNA:
- a CDS encoding multicopper oxidase family protein, whose amino-acid sequence MAGFFYRLASWLPRRPDTPDTTPDDTAAARPARRRFLSLAALAPVLAAAPALAKSDPHAGHAMPPGPSGPGGHGGHGGHGGHGGMIFPWRDPAVAITPPPPLTGKGEGEVITPHIPSLGYERDGDVKVFRLTAQPVTRLLLDGPPRPGSLWDRWHKAKGAMHGMDIPKPVKLWGFNGSMPGPAIEVIQGDRVRIIVKNELPEATSIHWHGLEIPNDQDGVGGLTQPPIRPGQTYVYEFTVNQVGTFMYHSSFNEKKQVGMGLGGFFISHPADGTRRVDRDYGLLLQECFFYPGNEHVDVTSTDPNWFTINGKAAPSTDVLTARVGQTVRLRIANLSNMHAHPIHLHGVTWRVTGTEGGPIPESAQWPGNTVNVAPGTVRDVEFTFHYPGYWHLHCHKLHHTVNAHAAVPMGVMPMGGMTMLFEVAPAQGGHDAGHAPPQTGLDGQAPANAGHDGHVQPAPANAGHDSHQGHGGN is encoded by the coding sequence ATGGCCGGTTTTTTCTATCGTCTCGCTTCCTGGCTGCCGCGTCGCCCGGACACGCCCGATACCACGCCCGACGACACGGCCGCCGCGCGGCCGGCGCGCCGCCGCTTCCTCTCCCTGGCCGCCCTGGCCCCGGTGCTGGCCGCCGCCCCGGCCCTGGCCAAGTCCGATCCCCACGCCGGCCATGCCATGCCGCCCGGACCTAGCGGACCAGGCGGACACGGCGGACACGGCGGCCACGGCGGCCACGGCGGCATGATCTTTCCCTGGCGCGATCCGGCCGTGGCTATCACCCCGCCCCCGCCGCTTACCGGCAAGGGCGAGGGAGAGGTCATCACACCCCATATCCCCAGCCTGGGCTACGAGCGCGACGGCGACGTCAAGGTTTTTCGTCTGACGGCCCAGCCCGTGACCCGGCTGCTGCTGGACGGGCCGCCGCGTCCCGGTTCGCTGTGGGACCGCTGGCACAAGGCCAAGGGGGCCATGCACGGCATGGACATCCCCAAACCGGTCAAGCTCTGGGGATTCAACGGCTCCATGCCCGGCCCGGCCATCGAGGTCATCCAGGGCGACCGGGTGCGGATCATCGTCAAAAACGAGCTGCCCGAGGCCACCAGCATCCACTGGCACGGCCTGGAGATCCCCAACGACCAGGACGGCGTCGGGGGGCTGACCCAGCCGCCCATCCGCCCGGGCCAGACGTACGTCTACGAATTCACCGTCAATCAGGTCGGCACCTTCATGTACCACTCCTCGTTTAACGAGAAAAAGCAGGTGGGCATGGGCCTGGGCGGCTTTTTCATCAGCCATCCGGCCGACGGCACGCGCCGGGTGGACCGCGACTACGGCCTGCTGTTGCAGGAATGTTTTTTTTATCCCGGCAACGAGCACGTGGACGTGACCTCCACCGACCCCAACTGGTTCACCATCAACGGCAAGGCCGCGCCGTCCACCGACGTGCTGACGGCCAGGGTCGGCCAGACCGTGCGCCTGCGCATCGCCAACCTGTCCAACATGCACGCCCACCCCATCCACCTCCACGGCGTCACCTGGCGCGTCACCGGCACCGAGGGCGGCCCCATCCCGGAATCGGCCCAGTGGCCGGGCAACACCGTCAACGTGGCTCCCGGAACCGTACGCGACGTGGAATTCACCTTCCATTATCCCGGCTACTGGCACCTGCACTGCCACAAGCTCCACCACACCGTGAACGCCCACGCCGCCGTGCCCATGGGCGTGATGCCCATGGGCGGCATGACCATGCTCTTCGAGGTCGCCCCGGCCCAGGGCGGGCACGACGCCGGACACGCCCCGCCCCAAACCGGACTCGACGGACAAGCCCCGGCAAACGCCGGACACGACGGCCACGTCCAGCCTGCTCCGGCCAACGCCGGACATGACAGCCACCAAGGCCACGGAGGCAACTAG
- a CDS encoding TolC family protein, producing the protein MGRALLPVLLVFLAAGCAKVEPQADFAKMAALVAEREGVQPLWRRTPEDDAAVAGQAAAVAARGMTLSDAVRLALVNNPGVQARFEDIGVARSEVVQAGLPQNPSLAVLFGFPLFAGGPLGSLAATAMTSVSDLAQVKDRTAKAQAELERDILLVGLRACEIAREARLAWLEVAYAKRALTLGGEVAGQVKKLSEAAKYYRSFGLADDARVAALEAGTAKAGLETAELRARLQVAKARLARLTGLDPAQPLDIAGEVPAKAVPLPPAGEASAYAKAHNLAVQAAIFAEKAAQSGVALEKIRWLKDFDIGLGYDLDIESNRTVGPGASVRLPLFDQNQAQKAKADHLRRQAARLVEEARGRAAEEALRALEEAGLARTTAEALETGVLPPAARAAKWAGTYAGAMQLSELTALEASLELLRERLRHNQALLAEQQALVRLEFVLGGPIPGA; encoded by the coding sequence ATGGGACGCGCCCTTTTGCCCGTGCTGCTCGTGTTCCTGGCCGCCGGCTGCGCCAAGGTGGAACCCCAGGCCGATTTCGCCAAGATGGCAGCCCTGGTGGCCGAGCGCGAAGGGGTCCAGCCCCTGTGGCGGCGCACCCCCGAGGACGACGCGGCCGTGGCCGGGCAAGCCGCCGCCGTGGCCGCCCGGGGCATGACGCTCTCCGACGCCGTGCGTCTGGCCCTGGTCAACAACCCCGGCGTCCAGGCCCGGTTCGAGGACATCGGCGTGGCCCGGTCCGAGGTGGTCCAGGCCGGGCTGCCCCAGAATCCGTCCCTGGCCGTGCTGTTCGGGTTCCCGCTATTCGCCGGCGGTCCCCTGGGCAGTCTGGCGGCCACGGCCATGACCTCGGTGTCCGATCTGGCCCAGGTGAAGGACCGCACGGCCAAGGCCCAGGCCGAACTCGAACGCGACATCCTGCTGGTGGGACTAAGGGCCTGCGAGATCGCCCGGGAAGCCCGGCTGGCCTGGCTCGAAGTCGCCTATGCCAAGCGCGCCCTGACCCTTGGCGGGGAGGTGGCCGGACAGGTGAAGAAACTGTCCGAGGCCGCCAAATACTACCGATCCTTTGGGCTGGCCGACGACGCCCGGGTGGCCGCTCTGGAAGCCGGCACGGCCAAGGCGGGCCTGGAAACCGCCGAACTGCGGGCTAGGCTCCAGGTGGCCAAGGCCCGGCTGGCCCGGCTGACCGGCCTCGACCCGGCCCAGCCCTTGGACATCGCCGGCGAAGTTCCGGCCAAGGCCGTGCCCCTGCCCCCAGCCGGCGAGGCCTCGGCCTACGCCAAGGCCCACAATCTGGCCGTCCAGGCCGCGATCTTTGCCGAAAAGGCCGCCCAAAGCGGCGTAGCCCTGGAAAAAATCCGGTGGCTTAAGGACTTCGACATTGGCCTGGGCTACGACCTCGACATCGAGAGCAACCGCACCGTCGGCCCGGGCGCGTCGGTGCGGCTGCCGCTTTTTGACCAGAACCAGGCCCAAAAGGCCAAGGCCGACCACCTGCGGCGGCAGGCCGCCCGGCTGGTGGAGGAGGCCAGGGGGCGGGCCGCCGAGGAGGCCCTGCGCGCCCTGGAGGAAGCCGGATTGGCCCGGACCACGGCCGAGGCCCTGGAAACGGGCGTGCTGCCGCCGGCCGCCCGGGCGGCCAAGTGGGCCGGAACCTACGCCGGGGCCATGCAGCTTTCGGAGCTGACCGCCCTGGAGGCATCCTTGGAGCTTTTGCGCGAACGGCTGCGCCACAACCAGGCGCTCTTGGCCGAACAGCAAGCCCTGGTCCGGCTGGAGTTCGTACTGGGCGGCCCCATCCCGGGAGCCTGA
- a CDS encoding PLP-dependent aminotransferase family protein, translating into MPAFAKRMSQVRRSFIREILKVTADPSIISFAGGLPKPDLFPTGPIADAAARVLAENGPAALQYSVTEGEPALRQWIADRYKKKRGLDIDPATILITNGSQQSLDLLGKVFLDPGDVVGVELPGYIGAIQAFSVFEPTFAGVPLGPEGPDIDRLTDVLTRQRAKMFYAVPNFQNPSGLTYSLAARRAVSEAMRVSDAVFVEDDPYGELRFMGEALPPVSAFMTQDRYLLGTFSKIAAPGLRLGWVVADPDSLPKLVTAKQASDLHCSTLVQRILVQYLADNDLDAHIATIKAAYGAQRDLMVERIKAEFPEGVAYTEPEGGMFLWVTLPEGCSAFALFDLCIKEKVAFVPGEPFFVDGSGQRTMRLNFSNAEPERIVEGIRRMGRAIEKLLETPACPAGPDA; encoded by the coding sequence GTGCCCGCTTTCGCCAAACGCATGTCCCAGGTGCGCCGCTCGTTCATCCGGGAAATCCTCAAGGTCACCGCCGATCCGTCCATCATCTCCTTTGCCGGCGGTTTGCCCAAGCCCGACCTGTTTCCCACCGGCCCCATCGCCGACGCCGCCGCCCGGGTATTGGCCGAAAACGGCCCCGCCGCCCTGCAATACTCCGTCACCGAAGGCGAACCGGCCCTGCGCCAGTGGATCGCCGACCGCTACAAAAAAAAGCGCGGCCTGGACATTGATCCGGCCACGATCCTGATCACCAACGGCTCCCAGCAAAGCCTGGATCTCTTGGGCAAGGTCTTTCTCGACCCCGGCGACGTGGTCGGCGTGGAGCTGCCCGGCTACATCGGGGCCATCCAGGCCTTCTCGGTCTTCGAACCGACCTTTGCCGGCGTGCCGCTGGGGCCCGAAGGCCCGGACATCGACCGCCTGACCGACGTGCTCACCCGGCAACGGGCCAAGATGTTCTACGCCGTTCCCAACTTCCAGAATCCTTCGGGCCTGACCTATTCCCTGGCCGCCCGCCGGGCCGTGTCCGAGGCCATGCGCGTGTCCGACGCGGTTTTCGTCGAGGACGACCCTTACGGCGAACTGCGCTTCATGGGCGAAGCCCTGCCGCCGGTGTCAGCCTTCATGACCCAGGACCGCTATCTGCTGGGCACGTTCTCCAAGATCGCCGCCCCGGGCCTGCGCCTGGGCTGGGTGGTGGCCGATCCCGACTCCCTGCCCAAGCTCGTCACGGCCAAGCAGGCCTCCGACCTCCACTGTTCGACGCTGGTGCAGCGCATCCTGGTGCAGTACCTGGCCGACAACGACCTCGACGCCCATATCGCCACCATCAAGGCCGCCTACGGGGCCCAGCGCGATCTCATGGTCGAACGCATCAAGGCCGAATTCCCCGAAGGCGTGGCGTACACCGAACCCGAGGGCGGCATGTTCCTGTGGGTCACTCTGCCCGAGGGCTGCTCGGCCTTTGCCCTGTTTGACCTGTGCATCAAGGAAAAGGTCGCCTTCGTGCCCGGCGAGCCGTTTTTCGTGGACGGCTCGGGCCAGCGCACCATGCGGCTCAACTTCTCCAACGCCGAACCCGAGCGCATCGTGGAAGGCATCCGCCGCATGGGCCGGGCCATTGAAAAGCTTCTGGAAACGCCGGCCTGTCCGGCCGGACCGGACGCCTAA
- the mnmE gene encoding tRNA uridine-5-carboxymethylaminomethyl(34) synthesis GTPase MnmE, which yields MRPKPSDTIAAVATPPGRGGVGIIRVSGPAARDIAEKLFRSPRPDFSGLRPYRLHHGTFHAPGGRLLDEGMAAFMPGPGSYTGQDTAELFCHGSPAVLAAVLGAAYALGARPAEAGEFTKRAFLNGRLDLSQAEAVAELIAARGAVQADLALNRLTGGMGEAARELGQALADLLAGICLAVDFPEEEVECLPREAFADGVAAAVARIDALLEAGQRAAPYRQGATVALFGKVNAGKSSLFNALLGTDRAIVTALPGTTRDYLEESLDLDGLPVRLTDTAGLRATDDAIEDMGKKRGLEKARRATLGLYVVDGSTPFAPDPEAEAVLAELGPGKVLAVATKADLPPAEPAPLAALAGRGIRGVAVSSRTGHGLTGLVAAIRAMLTAENGPPEPDTPAPSDREAAALSAARAELAALAEDIASGIPYDLMGVRLETAAGLVADITGETTPDDVLNAVFDRFCIGK from the coding sequence ATGCGCCCCAAGCCTTCCGACACCATCGCCGCCGTCGCGACCCCGCCGGGTCGCGGCGGCGTCGGCATTATTCGCGTCAGCGGCCCGGCCGCCCGGGACATTGCCGAGAAGCTCTTCCGGTCGCCACGGCCGGACTTTTCGGGCCTTAGGCCCTACCGCCTGCACCACGGGACCTTTCACGCGCCCGGGGGCAGGCTCCTCGACGAGGGCATGGCCGCCTTCATGCCCGGCCCGGGCAGCTACACCGGGCAGGACACGGCCGAGCTTTTCTGCCACGGCTCCCCGGCCGTGCTGGCTGCCGTGCTCGGGGCCGCTTACGCCCTGGGCGCGCGGCCGGCCGAAGCCGGGGAATTCACCAAGCGCGCCTTTTTAAACGGCCGGCTGGACCTGTCCCAGGCCGAGGCCGTGGCCGAACTCATCGCCGCCCGGGGCGCGGTCCAGGCCGATCTGGCGCTAAACCGCCTGACCGGCGGCATGGGCGAGGCGGCCCGGGAACTGGGGCAGGCCCTGGCCGATCTCCTGGCCGGCATCTGCCTGGCCGTGGATTTTCCGGAAGAGGAAGTGGAATGCCTGCCGCGCGAGGCCTTTGCCGACGGCGTGGCAGCGGCTGTTGCCCGCATCGACGCCCTGCTCGAAGCCGGACAACGGGCCGCGCCCTACCGGCAAGGCGCGACGGTGGCCCTTTTCGGCAAGGTCAACGCCGGCAAGTCGAGCTTATTTAATGCCCTGCTCGGCACGGACCGGGCCATCGTGACGGCGCTTCCCGGCACCACCCGCGATTATCTGGAAGAGAGCCTCGACCTCGACGGCCTGCCCGTGCGCCTGACCGACACGGCCGGGCTGCGGGCCACCGACGACGCCATCGAGGACATGGGCAAGAAGCGCGGCCTGGAAAAGGCCCGGCGGGCCACGCTGGGACTGTACGTGGTGGACGGCTCCACGCCCTTTGCCCCGGACCCCGAGGCCGAGGCCGTGCTGGCCGAACTGGGGCCGGGCAAGGTGCTGGCCGTCGCCACCAAGGCCGACCTGCCGCCGGCCGAACCCGCGCCGTTGGCCGCGCTTGCCGGGCGCGGCATCCGTGGCGTGGCCGTGTCCTCGCGCACCGGCCACGGCCTCACCGGTCTTGTGGCCGCCATCCGGGCCATGCTGACCGCCGAGAACGGCCCGCCCGAGCCGGACACGCCGGCCCCCAGCGACCGCGAAGCGGCGGCGCTGTCGGCGGCTCGAGCCGAGCTGGCCGCCCTGGCCGAGGACATCGCTTCAGGCATCCCCTACGACCTCATGGGCGTGCGCCTGGAGACGGCCGCCGGGCTGGTCGCCGACATCACCGGCGAGACCACGCCCGACGACGTCCTAAACGCCGTCTTCGACCGGTTCTGCATCGGAAAATGA